The following proteins come from a genomic window of Sesamum indicum cultivar Zhongzhi No. 13 linkage group LG10, S_indicum_v1.0, whole genome shotgun sequence:
- the LOC105172292 gene encoding basic form of pathogenesis-related protein 1-like, with translation MDIPKLSILLICLMVALQLACAQNSPGDFLKAHNAGRAQVGVPPLAWNETLVAYAQDYAKKRSGDCAMKHSDGPYGENLAAGSWDVNAKEVVQMWLDEKKFYDVGSNSCIGGEPCLHYTQVVWRGSTHVGCARAKCSNGWTFVTCNYDPPGNYVGERPY, from the coding sequence ATGGACATTCCAAAACTCTCCATTCTCTTGATTTGTCTGATGGTGGCCCTGCAGCTCGCCTGCGCCCAAAACTCCCCTGGCGACTTCCTCAAAGCCCACAATGCTGGCCGTGCACAAGTTGGCGTCCCGCCCCTTGCTTGGAATGAGACCCTTGTCGCCTATGCTCAGGACTACGCCAAAAAACGATCTGGAGATTGTGCAATGAAGCATTCTGATGGACCCTATGGTGAAAACTTGGCAGCGGGGTCATGGGACGTGAACGCCAAAGAGGTGGTGCAAATGTGGCTTGACGAGAAGAAATTCTATGATGTGGGTTCGAATTCTTGCATTGGAGGAGAACCGTGTCTGCATTACACACAGGTGGTTTGGCGAGGCTCGACCCATGTTGGGTGTGCCAGGGCGAAGTGCTCGAATGGATGGACGTTTGTCACATGCAACTATGATCCCCCGGGGAACTATGTTGGAGAGCGTCCTTATTAA